The following are from one region of the Nicotiana tabacum cultivar K326 chromosome 3, ASM71507v2, whole genome shotgun sequence genome:
- the LOC107763985 gene encoding protein SOSEKI 3-like isoform X1: MEERMKKYRQLSPERAKVWTEKPPKYVQQQPQKNDGKVPVVYYLCRNQRLEHPHFMEVPLSSPDGLYLRDVIVRFNVLRGRGMASSYSWSCKRSYKNRFVWHDLCEDDLILPAHGNEYVLKGSELCEESNSGHCSPAKNDRLSNPKVLPEPSSSRSQDNSFPSSSTDERSAKNSCKGEPSVPIPGALDVTPESRSANCSSCNGSLRLKASKINNTVGLANASTQNQENGSRKGVSMTNESADICRASNGGRTDTLISLIRSDVSKLSSFKTLESEEGRVSSTKLKPSNMLMQLISCGSVSVADHRFGLIHTYKSRLSLGKLDCLKRNQRLMGLEDEEYFCGSWMEPTLPKERVPPALKRSSFAAERTNGDAVEDKNEPSSTRSKCMGHSIKASLNNNLPNNESIRSPLSESPRTSSEGEDTSRTIASGISTSGSKRITEFSQERNIPRV; the protein is encoded by the exons ATGGAAGAGCGTATGAAGAAGTATAGGCAATTGAGTCCAGAGAGAGCTAAAGTGTGGACTGAGAAACCGCCCAAATATGTGCAGCAGCAGCCCCAAAAGAATGATGGCAAAGTGCCAGTGGTATATTATCTATGTAGAAATCAACGGCTTGAGCATCCTCATTTCATGGAAGTACCCTTGTCTTCGCCTGATGGCCTATACTTGAGAG ATGTAATCGTGAGGTTTAACGTTTTGAGAGGCAGAGGAATGGCTTCGTCGTACTCTTGGTCCTGTAAGAG AAGCTACAAGAACAGATTTGTGTGGCATGATCTTTGTGAAGATGACCTGATTCTTCCTGCTCATGGTAATGAATATGTTCTCAAAGGCTCAGAGCTTTGTGAAGAATCCAATTCAG GTCACTGCAGTCCAGCGAAAAATGACAGATTGTCAAATCCGAAAGTATTACCAGAACCTTCATCCTCTAGGAGCCAAGATAATTCCTTTCCTTCGTCTAGTACGGATGAAAGAAGTGCGAAGAATTCTTGTAAAGGTGAACCATCAGTTCCAATTCCAGGTGCTTTGGATGTAACCCCAGAGTCCAGATCTGCTAATTGTTCTTCATGTAATGGTTCGTTAAGGTTGAAAGCGAGCAAGATCAATAATACTGTTGGCCTGGCTAATGCTTCCACTCAAAATCAGGAAAATGGAAGCAGAAAAGGTGTTTCAATGACAAATGAGTCTGCAGATATATGTAGGGCCAGTAATGGTGGTAGAACAGATACCTTGATATCTCTCATCAGATCGGATGTGAGCAAGCTCAGCAGCTTTAAGACACTTGAAAGCGAAGAGGGTCGGGTTTCATCAACAAAACTAAAGCCTTCGAATATGCTAATGCAACTAATCTCATGTGGATCAGTTTCAGTAGCGGATCATAGATTTGGCcttatacatacatacaaatcAAGATTAAGTTTAGGGAAGCTTGATTGCCTGAAAAGGAATCAGAGGTTAATGGGGTTGGAAGATGAGGAATATTTCTGTGGAAGCTGGATGGAGCCTACTCTTCCCAAGGAACGAGTACCTCCTGCCTTAAAGCGGTCATCTTTCGCTGCTGAGAG GACTAATGGAGACGCAGTTGAAGATAAAAATGAGCCGAGCTCCACACGCTCAAAGTGCATGGGACATTCTATCAAGGCTTCCCTGAATAATAATCTGCCAAATAATGAGTCAATTAGATCCCCTCTTTCTGAAAGTCCAAGAACCTCATCTGAAGGAGAAGACACATCAAGAACGATTGCGTCTGGCATATCCACAAGTGGAAGTAAACGAATCACAGAGTTTTCCCAAGAGAGAAACATTCCAAGGGTATAG
- the LOC107763985 gene encoding protein SOSEKI 3-like isoform X2, whose protein sequence is MEERMKKYRQLSPERAKVWTEKPPKYVQQQPQKNDGKVPVVYYLCRNQRLEHPHFMEVPLSSPDGLYLRDVIVRFNVLRGRGMASSYSWSCKSYKNRFVWHDLCEDDLILPAHGNEYVLKGSELCEESNSGHCSPAKNDRLSNPKVLPEPSSSRSQDNSFPSSSTDERSAKNSCKGEPSVPIPGALDVTPESRSANCSSCNGSLRLKASKINNTVGLANASTQNQENGSRKGVSMTNESADICRASNGGRTDTLISLIRSDVSKLSSFKTLESEEGRVSSTKLKPSNMLMQLISCGSVSVADHRFGLIHTYKSRLSLGKLDCLKRNQRLMGLEDEEYFCGSWMEPTLPKERVPPALKRSSFAAERTNGDAVEDKNEPSSTRSKCMGHSIKASLNNNLPNNESIRSPLSESPRTSSEGEDTSRTIASGISTSGSKRITEFSQERNIPRV, encoded by the exons ATGGAAGAGCGTATGAAGAAGTATAGGCAATTGAGTCCAGAGAGAGCTAAAGTGTGGACTGAGAAACCGCCCAAATATGTGCAGCAGCAGCCCCAAAAGAATGATGGCAAAGTGCCAGTGGTATATTATCTATGTAGAAATCAACGGCTTGAGCATCCTCATTTCATGGAAGTACCCTTGTCTTCGCCTGATGGCCTATACTTGAGAG ATGTAATCGTGAGGTTTAACGTTTTGAGAGGCAGAGGAATGGCTTCGTCGTACTCTTGGTCCTGTAAGAG CTACAAGAACAGATTTGTGTGGCATGATCTTTGTGAAGATGACCTGATTCTTCCTGCTCATGGTAATGAATATGTTCTCAAAGGCTCAGAGCTTTGTGAAGAATCCAATTCAG GTCACTGCAGTCCAGCGAAAAATGACAGATTGTCAAATCCGAAAGTATTACCAGAACCTTCATCCTCTAGGAGCCAAGATAATTCCTTTCCTTCGTCTAGTACGGATGAAAGAAGTGCGAAGAATTCTTGTAAAGGTGAACCATCAGTTCCAATTCCAGGTGCTTTGGATGTAACCCCAGAGTCCAGATCTGCTAATTGTTCTTCATGTAATGGTTCGTTAAGGTTGAAAGCGAGCAAGATCAATAATACTGTTGGCCTGGCTAATGCTTCCACTCAAAATCAGGAAAATGGAAGCAGAAAAGGTGTTTCAATGACAAATGAGTCTGCAGATATATGTAGGGCCAGTAATGGTGGTAGAACAGATACCTTGATATCTCTCATCAGATCGGATGTGAGCAAGCTCAGCAGCTTTAAGACACTTGAAAGCGAAGAGGGTCGGGTTTCATCAACAAAACTAAAGCCTTCGAATATGCTAATGCAACTAATCTCATGTGGATCAGTTTCAGTAGCGGATCATAGATTTGGCcttatacatacatacaaatcAAGATTAAGTTTAGGGAAGCTTGATTGCCTGAAAAGGAATCAGAGGTTAATGGGGTTGGAAGATGAGGAATATTTCTGTGGAAGCTGGATGGAGCCTACTCTTCCCAAGGAACGAGTACCTCCTGCCTTAAAGCGGTCATCTTTCGCTGCTGAGAG GACTAATGGAGACGCAGTTGAAGATAAAAATGAGCCGAGCTCCACACGCTCAAAGTGCATGGGACATTCTATCAAGGCTTCCCTGAATAATAATCTGCCAAATAATGAGTCAATTAGATCCCCTCTTTCTGAAAGTCCAAGAACCTCATCTGAAGGAGAAGACACATCAAGAACGATTGCGTCTGGCATATCCACAAGTGGAAGTAAACGAATCACAGAGTTTTCCCAAGAGAGAAACATTCCAAGGGTATAG